The Labilibaculum sp. sequence ATTTTGTGTTTTCATGATCTTTTTTTTATTTAATTTTTTGACATACTTCTCCCGGGATGCAATAAAAATCACTTCCTAAAAAGAATATCTATAATAAAACTCTATTGATTTCTACCACCGGGACCATTGCCATGTCCCCAGCCTCTTCTTCTGCCTTTCGGTGTTTTCACCTCTTCATCCTTTTGCAGCAACCGACTAAACAAATCGAATAATTTGGCCTGCTGCTCTTCATTCAATTCACTCTTCATATCCAAATAAAACTGAACGGTTGCCAATTTCAACTCCCTATGCATCTCGCCAATCTCACCGGCAATATTTTTCAGTTCCAGAGTATCGCAATTTTTATTTCCCAATTGCTGAACCATTTCCTGCCGCAAGCCATTCAACTGATTCATGATCTGATTCGCATCCTGATTGTACTTCCTGTTCAGCGATCGAAAAATAATCCTCTTCTCCTCATCCAATCCCAATTGCTCTTTAAGAAACCTTGTTCTGAATTCATCCGGCATTTCCACCTTATTTTCAACAATTTTCTTCTCCTGCTGCATGTGATACCAAAACGAACCAATCGTTGACAAATTAACTGCCAGTAAAATTAAAGCCAGCCACATCCAAATTTTATTCGCTTTATTCATGATATCCATCGTTTAAAAAAAACAATTCAATGGTTTCGTTATCTATTTCGTTAAAATAGGGATCAATCAAATTCGATTGCTGAATAT is a genomic window containing:
- a CDS encoding periplasmic heavy metal sensor produces the protein MNKANKIWMWLALILLAVNLSTIGSFWYHMQQEKKIVENKVEMPDEFRTRFLKEQLGLDEEKRIIFRSLNRKYNQDANQIMNQLNGLRQEMVQQLGNKNCDTLELKNIAGEIGEMHRELKLATVQFYLDMKSELNEEQQAKLFDLFSRLLQKDEEVKTPKGRRRGWGHGNGPGGRNQ